From Cohaesibacter gelatinilyticus, the proteins below share one genomic window:
- a CDS encoding DMT family transporter, producing MTSPNPRMELALLALLALLWGSSYLFIKMAVTEIPPITLIALRVFGAAVFLIIVMRIRSEKLPRDSKTWRMLFLQAIFNSIGAWSVLAWGQQYVDSGLASVLNSTSPIFVFLITATITHHETLDGRSKPGSFT from the coding sequence ATGACATCGCCAAATCCGAGAATGGAACTCGCATTGCTGGCACTATTGGCATTGCTTTGGGGGTCATCCTACTTGTTCATCAAAATGGCAGTCACCGAAATCCCGCCCATCACTCTGATCGCACTGCGGGTCTTCGGTGCTGCAGTCTTCCTTATCATCGTGATGAGAATCCGATCCGAAAAGCTACCCAGAGATAGCAAGACCTGGCGGATGTTGTTTCTACAGGCAATCTTCAACAGTATTGGGGCCTGGAGCGTGTTGGCATGGGGTCAACAATATGTGGACTCGGGTCTGGCGAGTGTTCTGAACTCCACATCGCCAATATTCGTCTTTCTGATCACGGCAACAATCACCCATCATGAGACTCTCGATGGGCGTAGCAAGCCAGGCTCATTCACTTGA
- a CDS encoding LysE family translocator: MPSTDLLIAFFLATCIFAYMPGPATLYTTAQTIARGQRAGWFAAFGIHIGGYVHVLAAAFGLALVFKAVPVLYLALKFGGAVYLIWLGYKMFTSSALLESTDLKIDPKSPRRAFWESVTVEVLNPKTAIFYLTFLPQFTDPNAGFAMWVQLLILGTIVNIVFSSADMLCVVLADRLAVYFKSSASANRIAQRLGGGILVALGLNVAFNRQ, encoded by the coding sequence ATGCCATCCACTGACCTTTTGATCGCATTTTTTCTGGCAACCTGCATCTTTGCCTATATGCCAGGCCCCGCTACGCTCTATACAACGGCTCAGACCATCGCGCGTGGACAACGGGCTGGCTGGTTTGCTGCTTTTGGCATCCATATTGGTGGGTATGTCCATGTTTTGGCGGCGGCTTTCGGTCTGGCCTTGGTTTTCAAGGCTGTGCCGGTTCTTTATCTGGCTCTGAAATTTGGTGGTGCGGTCTATCTGATCTGGCTGGGCTACAAGATGTTTACATCAAGCGCACTTCTGGAAAGTACGGATCTGAAGATAGATCCGAAAAGCCCGCGACGGGCATTTTGGGAAAGTGTCACGGTCGAGGTTCTGAATCCCAAGACTGCGATTTTCTATCTTACATTTCTACCGCAATTTACCGATCCCAATGCAGGATTTGCTATGTGGGTGCAATTGCTCATTCTTGGGACGATCGTGAATATCGTCTTTTCGAGCGCAGATATGCTATGTGTGGTTCTGGCTGACAGGCTGGCGGTGTATTTCAAGAGCTCGGCTTCTGCCAATCGCATCGCGCAGCGATTGGGCGGCGGCATTCTGGTTGCTCTTGGTCTGAATGTCGCGTTCAATCGTCAATGA